A portion of the Carya illinoinensis cultivar Pawnee chromosome 11, C.illinoinensisPawnee_v1, whole genome shotgun sequence genome contains these proteins:
- the LOC122281647 gene encoding probable serine/threonine-protein kinase PBL19, which produces MKCFFAFKDKSKNKRGSRSAPELQSKSKSDSSAVKRGTKSSSSLPSPRSIPDLFKEREQKLRVFTYNELREATNGFNRLLKIGEGGFGSVYKGTIKPSDGQGDPIVVAIKKLNTKGLQGHKEFLAEVQFLGVVNHPNLVKLLGYCSIDGERGIQRLLVYEFMPNRSLEAHLFNRASTTLPWKTRLDILLGAAEGLAYLHGGLEVQVIYRDFKSSNVLLDEDFKAKLSDFGLAREGPQGDHTHVSTAVVGTYGYAAPEYVETGHLTIHSDIWSFGVVLYEILTGRRVLERNRPTVEQKLLDWVKQFPADSGRFSMIIDPKLRNQYPIAAARKIAKLADSCLNKNAKDRPAMSQIVKSLKEAAQVSETTAGSSSSNSSGSKKFQRKPK; this is translated from the exons atgaagtgtttCTTCGCCTTCAAGGACAAATCCAAGAACAAGAGAGGATCAAGATCCGCTCCAGAGTTGCAAAGCAAAAGTAAATCAGATAGTTCGGCTGTAAAGCGCGGCACCAAGTCATCCAGTTCATTACCATCGCCACGGAGCATACCGGACTTGTTCAAAGAAAGGGAGCAAAAGTTGAGAGTTTTCACTTACAACGAGCTGAGGGAGGCAACAAATGGTTTCAACAGGTTGCTAAAGATTGGAGAAGGTGGATTTGGGAGTGTGTATAAAGGTACTATTAAGCCTTCGGATGGTCAAGGCGATCCAATTGTGGTTGCCATAAAAAAGCTTAACACGAAAGGCTTGCAG GGTCATAAAGAATTTCTTGCCGAAGTTCAATTTCTTGGTGTTGTCAATCACCCAAATCTAGTGAAACTTCTGGGATACTGTTCTATTGATGGAGAAAGAGGGATCCAACGGTTGTTAGTGTATGAGTTCATGCCTAACAGGAGCCTCGAAGCTCATCTTTTCAACCGGGCATCTACCACATTGCCTTGGAAAACAAGATTAGACATTCTCCTTGGTGCAGCTGAAGGATTGGCTTACCTACATGGGGGACTGGAAGTTCAG GTGATATATCGAGATTTCAAGTCCTCAAATGTGCTCTTGGATGAGGACTTTAAGGCGAAGCTCTCAGATTTTGGGCTTGCTAGGGAAGGGCCACAGGGTGACCATACTCATGTATCCACAGCG GTGGTGGGGACGTATGGATATGCTGCCCCAGAATATGTTGAAACAGGCCACCTTACAATCCATAGCGATATATGGAGTTTTGGTGTTGTGCTATATGAGATTCTCACAGGTAGGCGAGTGTTGGAAAGAAACCGTCCCACAGTGGAGCAGAAGCTTCTAGATTGGGTGAAACAGTTCCCGGCTGACAGTGGTCGGTTCAGCATGATAATAGACCCAAAACTCAGAAACCAATATCCTATTGCTGCAGCTCGGAAAATTGCTAAGCTGGCAGATAGCTGCCTAAACAAGAACGCCAAGGATCGGCCGGCAATGAGTCAGATTGTAAAGAGCTTGAAAGAAGCAGCACAAGTGTCCGAAACTACTGCTGGGAGTAGTAGTTCCAACTCATCTGGATCAAAAAAATTCCAGCGGAAACCGAAGTAG